A window of the Xiashengella succiniciproducens genome harbors these coding sequences:
- the pckA gene encoding phosphoenolpyruvate carboxykinase (ATP), which yields MANVDLTKYGIQGVKEIVYNPSYDLLFEEETKPSLVGFERGQVTELGAVNVMTGEYTGRSPKDKFFVMDEVSKDTIWWTSDAYKNDNKPVTEAAWKEIKKLAVDCLSNKRLFVVDAFCGANENTRLKLRFIMEVAWQAHFVTNMFIRPTEEELKNFGEPDFIIINASKAKVENYKELGLNSETAIVFNLKEKIQVILNTWYGGEMKKGMFSYMNYLLPLRGIASMHCSANTNEKDETAIFFGLSGTGKTTLSTDPKRLLIGDDEHGWDDDGIFNFEGGCYAKVINLSKEHEPDIYNAIKRDALLENVTVSADGKIDFNDKSVTENTRVSYPINHIVNIVKPVSKAGHAKKVIFLSADAFGVLPPVSILTPEQTQYYFLSGFTAKLAGTERGITEPTPTFSACFGAAFLSLHPTVYARELVKRMEKVGAKAYLVNTGWNGSGKRISIKDTRGIIDAILDGSIDNADTKTIPYFNFAVPTALPAVDPAILDPRDTYADSKQWEEKAVDLAGRFVKNFEKFTSNPDAKALVPYGPQL from the coding sequence ATGGCAAATGTTGATTTGACTAAGTATGGGATTCAAGGTGTAAAGGAAATCGTTTACAACCCCTCATACGATCTGCTTTTCGAAGAAGAAACAAAACCAAGTCTTGTAGGCTTTGAAAGAGGCCAGGTAACTGAACTGGGTGCTGTTAATGTAATGACTGGTGAGTACACTGGTCGTTCACCCAAGGACAAGTTCTTTGTAATGGACGAAGTATCTAAGGATACTATCTGGTGGACATCAGATGCATACAAGAACGACAATAAGCCTGTTACCGAAGCTGCATGGAAAGAAATCAAGAAGCTTGCTGTTGACTGTCTGTCAAACAAGCGTCTATTTGTAGTTGATGCTTTCTGCGGTGCTAACGAAAATACCCGTCTGAAACTTCGCTTTATCATGGAAGTTGCATGGCAGGCTCACTTCGTGACCAATATGTTTATCCGTCCAACCGAAGAAGAACTGAAGAACTTCGGCGAGCCTGATTTCATCATTATCAACGCTTCTAAGGCAAAGGTTGAGAACTATAAGGAACTTGGTCTTAACTCAGAGACTGCTATCGTATTCAACCTGAAAGAAAAGATCCAGGTTATCCTGAATACATGGTATGGTGGTGAAATGAAGAAAGGTATGTTCTCATATATGAACTACCTGCTTCCATTGAGGGGTATAGCTTCAATGCACTGCTCTGCCAACACTAACGAAAAGGATGAGACTGCAATCTTCTTTGGTCTGTCTGGTACAGGTAAGACAACCCTTTCAACTGATCCAAAGCGTTTGCTGATTGGTGACGACGAACACGGTTGGGATGATGATGGTATCTTCAACTTCGAAGGTGGTTGCTACGCTAAGGTAATCAACCTGAGCAAGGAACACGAACCTGATATCTACAATGCTATCAAGCGTGACGCTCTGCTGGAAAACGTAACTGTATCAGCTGACGGCAAGATTGATTTCAATGACAAGTCAGTTACTGAAAACACTCGTGTTTCTTACCCGATCAATCACATTGTTAACATCGTTAAGCCAGTATCAAAGGCAGGACATGCTAAGAAGGTTATCTTCCTTTCTGCTGATGCATTCGGTGTATTACCTCCTGTTTCTATTCTGACTCCAGAGCAGACTCAATACTACTTCCTGTCAGGCTTTACAGCTAAGCTAGCCGGTACAGAACGTGGTATCACTGAACCTACTCCTACTTTCTCTGCATGCTTTGGTGCTGCATTCCTTTCACTGCACCCAACTGTATATGCACGTGAACTTGTAAAGAGAATGGAAAAGGTTGGTGCTAAGGCTTATCTGGTTAACACAGGATGGAATGGTTCAGGAAAGCGTATTTCTATTAAGGATACCCGTGGTATTATCGACGCTATCCTTGATGGTTCAATCGACAATGCTGATACCAAGACTATTCCTTATTTCAACTTTGCTGTTCCAACAGCTCTTCCTGCAGTTGATCCGGCTATTCTCGATCCAAGAGACACATATGCTGATTCTAAGCAATGGGAAGAAAAAGCAGTTGACCTTGCAGGTCGCTTTGTTAAGAACTTCGAAAAATTCACAAGCAACCCAGATGCAAAGGCTCTTGTTCCTTACGGTCCACAGCTGTAA
- the pyk gene encoding pyruvate kinase, producing MKKHTKIVATVSDLRCDVDFVKKLYKAGMDVVRMNTAHVDFEGLERVINNVRQVSEKIALLMDTKGPEIRTTRCDNDIVLEMGDIVYIKGDPSGKSDKEVICVSYPNIAEDVGVNSHLLFDDGEIDLVVRDVTNGMLKCEVLNNGTLGSKKSVNIPGVRINLPSLTERDIEFIKFGIEKDIDFIAHSFVRNADDVKAIQKILDEHDSPIKIIAKIENQEGVENIDEILENVYGVMVARGDLAIEIGQEKIPLVQRQLIRKCVEAKKPVIVATQMLHSMIKHPRPTRAEVTDIANAIYYRTDAIMLSGETAYGKYPVEAVATMASIAKEVELAKGARNDIPVDLVKNDITAYLADTAVKASKELPIKAVLTDSLTGKTARYLAAFRGPQPVVALCYNKRVGRELALSYGVFPRLTEPGSSKGEIMRKTVDKLKKKEILDDNDLVTYLGGSFGIGGGTTYLEIITVKGLVNKIDRYNE from the coding sequence ATGAAAAAACACACTAAGATTGTGGCCACCGTATCTGATCTCAGATGCGATGTGGATTTTGTAAAGAAGTTATACAAAGCTGGCATGGATGTAGTACGTATGAATACTGCCCATGTCGACTTCGAGGGGTTGGAGCGTGTTATAAACAATGTCCGCCAGGTATCGGAGAAGATTGCTCTGTTGATGGATACAAAGGGTCCAGAAATCAGGACTACCCGTTGCGACAACGACATTGTTCTGGAAATGGGTGACATCGTATATATTAAGGGAGATCCATCTGGCAAGAGTGACAAGGAAGTCATCTGTGTCTCCTATCCAAATATTGCTGAGGATGTAGGTGTTAACAGCCACCTCCTTTTCGACGATGGTGAGATTGACCTTGTAGTAAGGGATGTTACAAATGGAATGCTTAAATGCGAAGTTCTGAATAACGGTACTCTTGGTAGTAAGAAGAGTGTTAATATCCCAGGTGTTCGCATCAACCTTCCTTCTCTTACAGAACGTGATATAGAGTTCATTAAGTTTGGTATTGAAAAAGACATTGATTTCATTGCTCACTCCTTTGTTCGCAATGCTGACGATGTGAAGGCAATACAAAAGATTCTTGATGAGCACGATAGTCCTATAAAGATTATTGCCAAGATTGAAAATCAGGAAGGTGTTGAGAATATCGACGAAATTCTTGAGAACGTCTATGGCGTAATGGTAGCACGTGGCGACCTGGCTATCGAGATCGGTCAGGAAAAGATTCCTCTGGTTCAAAGACAACTGATTCGTAAGTGTGTTGAGGCTAAGAAGCCTGTTATTGTAGCTACTCAAATGCTGCATAGCATGATTAAGCATCCTCGTCCTACACGTGCTGAAGTAACTGATATTGCTAATGCAATATACTACCGCACTGATGCTATCATGCTAAGTGGTGAGACTGCCTACGGTAAATATCCTGTTGAAGCTGTTGCTACCATGGCAAGCATTGCCAAGGAAGTGGAACTAGCAAAGGGTGCGCGCAATGACATTCCGGTTGACCTTGTGAAGAATGATATTACTGCATATCTGGCTGATACTGCTGTTAAGGCTTCTAAGGAACTGCCCATCAAGGCCGTTCTTACTGATAGTCTAACCGGAAAAACTGCCCGTTACCTTGCTGCATTCAGAGGTCCTCAACCAGTGGTAGCTCTGTGCTACAACAAGAGGGTTGGAAGGGAACTAGCCCTCTCCTATGGAGTATTCCCAAGGCTTACAGAACCTGGTAGCTCTAAGGGCGAGATTATGAGGAAGACTGTAGACAAGTTGAAGAAGAAAGAAATCCTTGACGATAATGACCTGGTTACTTATCTGGGAGGAAGTTTCGGAATTGGTGGAGGTACTACCTATCTTGAAATTATTACAGTCAAAGGTCTTGTAAATAAGATTGACCGTTACAACGAGTAG
- the aroQ gene encoding type II 3-dehydroquinate dehydratase gives MKIVIINGPNLNLLGVREPEIYGSTTFESYLDQLRKDFPQFEINYFQSNNEGEIIDCIQREGFSADRIIINAGAYTHSSPAIADALSAVPAKAIEVHISNVFRREAFRHHSYLSPVVEGVICGFGLESYRMALSYIKDILI, from the coding sequence ATGAAGATAGTAATAATAAACGGTCCTAATTTAAATCTATTAGGAGTTAGAGAACCCGAAATTTACGGAAGTACTACTTTCGAATCCTACCTAGACCAACTCAGGAAAGACTTTCCGCAGTTTGAGATAAACTACTTTCAGTCAAATAACGAAGGCGAAATAATTGATTGCATCCAAAGGGAAGGTTTTTCTGCAGATAGAATTATTATTAATGCAGGGGCTTATACCCACAGTTCTCCTGCCATAGCCGATGCCCTTTCGGCAGTTCCAGCCAAAGCAATTGAAGTACATATTTCCAATGTGTTCAGGCGCGAAGCATTCCGTCATCATTCCTATCTATCACCTGTAGTTGAAGGAGTTATCTGCGGATTTGGACTTGAATCGTACAGGATGGCGTTGTCTTATATAAAGGACATTTTGATTTAG
- the xerD gene encoding site-specific tyrosine recombinase XerD, which translates to MNWESEINEFRNYLRLEKGLSDNSIHAYITDLYKLVSYLRSNGLDNGPETVTLNELKGLIEWISNRGISPRTQARIISGIKSFYKFLLIEERIEKDPTALLEAPRIGRKLPEVLSVEEIDAIINAVDIRKPEGQRNKAILETLYSCGLRVSELIDLKVSNLFFESGFIKVEGKGSKERLVPISNKAIKEINLYISEYRRVLKIHPPHEDILFLNRRGRKLSRVMIFTIIKNIARDLNITKNISPHTFRHSFATHLVDGGANLRAVQEMLGHESIITTEIYTHLDKDYLSDTVSHYHPRN; encoded by the coding sequence ATGAATTGGGAATCGGAAATTAATGAGTTTAGGAATTACTTGAGGTTGGAAAAGGGATTGTCGGATAACTCCATACATGCTTATATTACTGATCTTTATAAACTGGTGTCCTATCTCAGAAGCAATGGGTTGGATAATGGACCTGAGACAGTCACCCTCAACGAACTGAAGGGGCTGATTGAATGGATAAGTAATAGAGGTATCAGTCCAAGGACTCAGGCAAGGATTATTAGTGGAATTAAGTCTTTTTATAAATTCCTCCTGATAGAGGAGCGTATTGAAAAAGATCCGACTGCTCTGCTTGAGGCACCACGCATTGGAAGGAAACTTCCAGAAGTTCTTAGTGTAGAGGAAATAGATGCCATTATTAATGCTGTTGACATTAGAAAACCTGAAGGACAGAGAAATAAAGCCATCCTTGAGACTTTGTATAGCTGTGGGCTAAGGGTGTCCGAATTAATTGACCTGAAGGTATCAAATCTCTTTTTCGAGTCTGGATTTATTAAGGTAGAGGGTAAGGGTAGTAAGGAAAGACTTGTACCAATTAGTAACAAGGCAATTAAAGAGATTAATCTTTATATTAGTGAATACAGGCGTGTACTTAAGATACACCCTCCTCATGAGGACATTCTTTTCTTAAACAGAAGGGGAAGAAAGTTGTCGAGGGTTATGATCTTTACCATAATTAAGAATATAGCAAGGGATCTTAATATCACCAAGAACATTAGTCCTCATACTTTCCGTCATTCATTTGCCACTCACCTTGTAGACGGGGGAGCCAACCTTAGGGCAGTACAGGAAATGCTGGGGCACGAATCAATTATTACAACAGAGATTTACACCCACCTTGACAAGGACTACCTAAGTGATACAGTATCACATTATCATCCACGAAACTAA
- a CDS encoding RsmD family RNA methyltransferase: protein MRITGGFLKSRRFEPPKSFRARPTTEVAREALFNILSNYFDFEECRILDLFAGTGAISLEFASRGALSVTCVEKDFVHYKYIKKLVEDLKLQDVIHPVKGDVFRFLSNTQNLSVSMVFADPPFDLPGSEKIIDLVLATGVLAPEGLLIMEHGPSKDFSAHPRFHSIRKYGKVHFSFFGAFPS from the coding sequence ATGCGTATAACAGGTGGATTTTTAAAGAGCAGGCGCTTCGAGCCTCCCAAAAGTTTCAGAGCCAGACCCACAACAGAGGTAGCTCGTGAGGCTCTGTTCAATATCCTTAGCAACTATTTTGATTTCGAAGAATGTAGGATTCTGGACCTTTTTGCCGGTACGGGTGCTATCAGCTTAGAATTTGCATCTCGCGGTGCATTGAGCGTGACCTGTGTTGAAAAGGACTTTGTGCACTATAAGTATATCAAAAAGCTTGTTGAGGACCTAAAACTTCAGGACGTAATACATCCAGTAAAGGGAGACGTATTCAGATTTTTGAGCAATACGCAAAACCTATCAGTGTCTATGGTATTTGCAGATCCACCCTTTGATCTGCCCGGCAGTGAAAAGATTATAGATCTGGTGCTGGCTACAGGAGTATTAGCTCCTGAGGGGCTGTTAATCATGGAACATGGACCCAGCAAGGACTTTTCTGCACATCCCAGATTTCACAGTATCAGAAAATATGGGAAGGTCCATTTCAGCTTTTTTGGAGCCTTCCCGTCTTAG